One part of the Hydra vulgaris chromosome 01, alternate assembly HydraT2T_AEP genome encodes these proteins:
- the LOC136074614 gene encoding uncharacterized protein LOC136074614, with the protein MSEAQLRSMKKELFIIKEAKPAISDIQLPTGLDILQHLIYNQQCRSVSISSIIACPPKKNFSRCSESCCECILSKIKRPWIKAGFDVLTDLSLVKKLFKLHKSYSNLKKNAKRGNSGDLAKQNKFEIEIKKLFWAGNSNLKDTISKDKKRSLKDKIENLKFLEDQENERKFVIGSEDIKYRKKAKESIRKKNRLQPKISKDDVPNVELIDTILSDDSSIESDFEPGDWYHIEVSENPDTVIAKIPKDVFAGNVSLTATACDISPNVLQKVTNAILYQSGVDLKEVKSSQSTAYRKMKKENENMAKISKDDVKAAIDASPYQCIIHFDGKTLFELNKGKMLKRDRMAVLVNINGETYLLRVPPLVKISS; encoded by the exons atgagtGAAGCACAACTTAGGTCAATGAAAAaggaactttttattataaaagaggCAAAACCAGCTATATCAG ataTACAACTTCCAACAGGCTTGGATATACttcaacatttaatatataaccaACAATGTCGATCTGTATCAATATCAAGTATTATTGCTTGTccccctaaaaaaaatttttctagatGTTCGGAGAGTTGTTGTGAATGTATTTTGTCTAAAATCAAGAGACCCTGGATTAAAGCTGGATTTGATGTGTTAACTGAtttaagtttagttaaaaaactttttaaattgcataAGTCCTATtccaacttgaaaaaaaatgcaaaaagggGAAATAGTGGTGATTTGGCTAAACAAAACAAGTTTgagattgaaataaaaaaacttttttgggcTGGTAATTCTAATCTCAAAGACACAAtcagtaaagataaaaaaagatcacTAAAAGACAAgattgaaaatctaaaatttcttgAAGATCAGGAAAATGAAAGAAAGTTTGTTATTGGTTCAGAGgatattaaatatagaaaaaag GCAAAAGAAAGCATCAGGAAGAAAAATCGTTTACAGCCTAAGATTTCAAAAGATGATGTACCCAACGTTGAACTTATAGACACAATTCTAAGCGATGATTCTTCAATTGAATCTGATTTCGAGCCAGGTGATTGGTATCATATAGAAGTCTCTGAAAACCCAGACACAGTAATTGCAAAAATTCCAAAAGATGTTTTTGCTGGTAATGTTTCACTTACTGCTACAGCCTGTGATATATCACCAAATGTTTTACAGAAGGTAACAAATGCGATTCTATATCAATCAGGTGTTGAtcttaaagaagttaaaagcaGTCAGTCTACCGCatatagaaaaatgaaaaaagaaaatgaaaacatggcaaaaatttcaaaagacgATGTTAAAGCAGCCATAGACGCATCTCCATATCAATGTATAATTCATTTTGATGGGAAGACCTTGTTTGAGCTAAACAAAGGAAAAATGTTAAAGAGGGATAGAATGGCTGTTTTAGTTAACATTAATGGAGAGACTTACCTACTTAGAGTACCTCCACTGGTGAAGATCAGTTCTTAG
- the LOC136075511 gene encoding uncharacterized protein LOC136075511: MSRTIFDYDSSDSEEMYQTSVKGINNISMNSNILYNAGNSIFYNKDIFLEYKIQKAEAGYKKVASSALVNKFLTKKEYTDEDKKPESLYTILDKSLNKNPETNNDDIKTINDTWTLYKQIEEKLPEGGLINTESLKCFGVLQKYINKNTLNNVKDKEAIQEIGKVFNILKQNDSVHITNTIKFFKDIKSILDEEIIENFLSLVKKYSNVSLLNGEIAKIITNTEDTIDEQYIKTVFKITEVCNNQAQTVINAQKLYKQIEEKLPEGGLIITENLKCFKVLNSCENWLNISNKEQINISDAFNFSKEEVQTFLNSISEIEGIKVIISNLIDLTKKSSSILNDKITNHVTSERQTLDFDFALDILCNEHLYDLSSKLSDFDSIVSKKIKELPFFNTSVNEEINAQEFLASSLTYQKFLKTITKFTLLRTHGDEIDTNVQYGEALYQNKSYSKTISTKSTLSKGLKRTEEVSALGNYCNISKMLLQAQQKLELTDQELIKTFQDILKGQNLYNRHKPTPDVVKTLYDITYLLFSCEANRNPEALISNAIFLELVEQGKYTINQMAYHLPMAMSGAIEIGRFFHNHDKLKRVNDYAKTIKAPDNTNEFIIKESVLLQKWVGLEEIAGEASLKLIEENKVLDKEKKKEKNKEAKGEIQQEIDKNKEQIQEIADRCKELFKNVSTENIQKLNELIQRWYGVAIKFKAGASRADGFDPYDDELIDPTETVSSANKYCFVVVK, translated from the coding sequence ATGTCAAGAACTATTTTTGATTATGATAGCTCTGATAGCGAAGAAATGTACCAAACTTCAGTGAaaggtatcaataatatatcaatgaattctaatattttgtataatgcTGGGAACTCTATTTTCTATAACAAGGATATTTTTCTAGagtataaaatacaaaaagcaGAAGCTGGTTATAAAAAAGTAGCTAGTTCTGCATTAGTAAATAAGTTCTTAACTAAGAAAGAATATACAGACGAAGATAAAAAGCCAGAATCTTTATATACAATACTGGACAAGTCATTAAACAAAAACCCAGAAACAAATAACGAtgatataaaaactattaatgaTACTTGGACTCTATACAAACAAATAGAAGAAAAACTCCCAGAAGGAGGATTAATCAACACTGAAAGTTTGAAGTGTTTTGGagtattgcaaaaatatatcaataaaaacacaCTCAACAATGTCAAAGATAAGGAAGCAATACAAGAAATAggaaaagtatttaatatactAAAGCAAAATGACAGTGTTCACATTACGaatactataaaattttttaaagatataaaatctatattagATGAAGAAATCATAGAAAATTTTCTCTCTTTAGTAAAGAAATACTCCAATGTATCATTATTAAATGGTGAAATAGCGAAAATTATCACTAATACTGAGGATACTATAGATGAGCAGTATATTAAGACTGTGTTTAAAATTACAGAAGTATGTAATAATCAGGCTCAAACTGTTATCAATGCtcaaaaattatacaaacaaaTAGAAGAAAAACTCCCAGAAGGAGGATTAATCATCACTGAAAATTTGAAGTGTTTTAAAGTGTTAAATTCTTGTGAGAATTGGTTAAATATATCTAACAAAGAGCAAATAAATATCTCTGATgcattcaatttttcaaaagaagagGTGCAAACATTTCTCAACTCTATCTCTGAGATCGAAGGCATCAAAGTAATAATTAGCAATTTAATTGatctaacaaaaaaaagctctagcatattaaatgataaaatcaCAAATCATGTTACATCAGAGAGACAAACCTTAGATTTTGATTTTGCTTTAGATATATTATGTAATGAGCATTTATACGATCTTTCCAGTAAACTTTCTGATTTTGATAGCatagttagtaaaaaaataaaagagttgCCATTTTTTAATACGTCAGTTAACGAAGAAATAAATGCTCAAGAGTTTTTAGCATCTAGTTTAACATATCAGAAGTTcctaaaaacaattactaaattTACTTTGCTAAGAACACATGGGGATGAGATAGATACTAATGTTCAGTATGGTGAAGCTCTGTACCAGAATAAAAGTTATTCCAAAACAATTAGCACTAAAAGTACATTATCTAAAGGCTTAAAAAGAACAGAAGAAGTATCTGCTCTTGgaaattattgcaatatttcaaaaatgttattacaaGCTCAACAGAAATTGGAATTAACTGATCAAGAGTTAATCAAAACttttcaagatattttaaaaggtcaaaatttatataataggCATAAACCAACCCCAGATGTTGTTAAAACCTTGTATGACATAACATATCTGTTATTCTCTTGTGAAGCTAATAGGAACCCAGAAGCTTTGATCAGTAACGCTATATTTCTTGAGTTGGTAGAGCAAGGTAAATACACAATAAATCAGATGGCATATCACTTACCTATGGCAATGAGTGGTGCTATTGAAATAGGAAGATTTTTTCATAATCacgataaattaaaaagagtaaacGACTATGCTAAAACCATTAAAGCACCTGACAATAcaaatgaatttataataaaagagtCGGTGTTACTTCAAAAGTGGGTAGGTTTAGAAGAAATAGCAGGAGAAGCTAGCTTAAAACTTATTGAAGAAAACAAAGTACtagataaagagaaaaaaaaagaaaaaaacaaagaagcaAAAGGGGAAATTCAGCaagaaattgataaaaataaagaacaaattcAAGAAATTGCAGATCGATGCAAAGAGCTGTTTAAAAACGTTAGCAcagaaaatatacaaaaattaaacgaACTGATTCAACGTTGGTATGGGgttgcaataaaatttaaagcagGTGCTTCAAGAGCAGATGGATTTGATCCGTATGATGACGAGCTTATTGATCCTACAGAAACTGTTAGTAGCGCTAATAAGTATTGTTTTGTAGTAgtaaaatag
- the LOC136075512 gene encoding uncharacterized protein LOC136075512: MLIASIMEINLISAIDTGSQSKTAEYWTQAAKDAIKIAKETFNKDVFAVCTDNENKMSKMRKLLQAEAPKLITYGCSAHYLNLVEKDVSLKSKVKHIIAIHKYFRNHHQPHGWLLEKDRLMPQLPNDTRWNSQLDCLQTYISNHSLYVEIRGEHMESIDPLIGSIIDNLSIQREAINLYAQLKIVGVALDKAVEIWQSLIHNEKLTLYKDDILKRFKKAIVPCHFLANLTDPKYEGRTLDRSQEEEAEEWLNKVYPEFMPGYYAFKLKDPNCFPKYLFNDSVKSTTSATNWWRIIEMKEFLQNFYGSCTHVQLILDPLKDFSHLLGLFGAKLGIV; this comes from the exons ATGCTCATAGCATCCATAATGGAAATAAATCTCATTTCTGCAATTGACACTGGAAGCCAATCAAAAACAGCAGAATATTGGACTCAAGCTGCTAAGGATGCAATCAAAATTGCTAAAGAAACATTCAATAAAGAT gtatttgcAGTATGCACTGACAACGaaaataaaatgtctaaaatgagaaaacttttgcAGGCTGAAGCCCCTAAGTTGATAACATATGGCTGCTCTgctcattatttaaatttggttgAAAAGGATGTCTCTCTAAAGTCTAAAGTAAAGCATATTATAgcaattcataaatattttcgAAATCATCACCAACCACAC GGATGGTTATTGGAAAAAGATAGACTTATGCCACAGCTACCCAATGATACTCGCTGGAACTCCCAACTAGATTGTTTACAGACATACATTTCTAATCATTCTCTGTACGTTGAAATTAGAGGTGAGCATATGGAATCCATTGATCCTTTGATAGGAAGCATAATTGACAATCTGTCAATACAGAGAGaagcaataaatttatatgcacaACTGAAAATTGTTGGTGTTGCGTTAGATAag GCAGTTGAGATTTGGCAAAGCCTCATACATAATGAAAAGTTGACTTTGTACAAAGATGATATTTTGAAGAGGTTTAAGAAAGCAATTGTTCCATGTCATTTTCTGGCCAATTTAACAGATCCAAAATATGAAG gAAGAACATTGGATAGAAGTCAAGAAGAAGAAGCCGAGGAATGGTTAAATAAAGTCTATCCTGAATTTATGCCAGGCTACTATGCATTTAAACTAAAAGATCCTAATTGTTTcccaaaatatttattcaacgATAGTGTAAAAAGCACAACATCAGCAACAAATTGGTGGAGAATTATAGAAATGAAggaatttttgcaaaatttttacgGCAGTTGCACACATGTCCAGCTAATTCTGGATCCATTGAAAGATTTTTCTCATCTTTTGGGATTATTTGGAGCAAAATTAGGAATAGTTTAG